One Spirochaeta cellobiosiphila DSM 17781 genomic window, TTTTGAGTATGTTAGGATTGTGGTTGTTGTTTTTCCCCCTTCCCATACCACGGGAACAGGCCTTTATTGGTTTTGGAGCTATTCTTTTGGCCATCATTACAGCCGCTTGTTATATGATATTAACTAATAAGGTAAGTCAGAACATCACAGCAATACAGATTAGTTTTTGGCAGTTCCTTTTTGGATTTATCTTTTTCCTACCTTGGGCACTTGTTACCCGTCCAGCCCTTCCAGAGGATTTGGGGATGACCTCCCTACTCCTGGTCATCATGGCCATTGGACCAACTGCAGGGGCTTTCTTCACCTACAACTATGCCCTATCTAAGATGTCTGCCAATAAAGCCTCTTTAGGGCTGAACCTTATTCCTATTGTGACGGTAGTTACTGGTATGATGATCTATAAGGAAGTATGGACAACAAGGCAGCTTGCGGTCGCCTTAATCGTTGTCCTAGGATTAATCATAGGGAATTTGAAGTTTAAAAAACCTCTTCCAGAATAAAGAATTTACCCTTATCTGTTCCAAAGATAATCCAGGAACCAGCTATGACAGGTGAGTTAAGGATGGTTCCTTCTATGGGTATCTGCCATAAGACCTTTTGTTTACGAGGGTCAACACAGACCAGTTGGCTGATACCTATACTATCATCAGCTCGTAAGCCGAAGTAGATATACCCTCCAGCTAAGGTTGGTGCTGTGGCTATGGGATAATCAAAGGTCATTTTCCAGTTATCACGTCCGGTAAGTCTTTTAAAAGAACGGAGAACATAGTCCCCTGTAGCATAGATCACCTGATCCCCCAGGAGCAGCGGGGCTTCGTAATCTAGGAGCATAGACTGCTCATAGAAGAGCTGAACCGAATCATTAAAAGAGTCATTAGTAGGAACAATACCTGTATCAACCCGTCTCCATCGCACATTTCCTGTACGGACATTGACACTATTGAACTGGAATATCCACTCCTGACCGTTAAAACCGGCAGCAGCATAATGGAGTTGTCCCCTATCCATAGAAGGAAAACTGAACCAATTCAAAGGAAAATTACTCGTATCGATATACCATAAAGGCCGTTGTTCATTTAGATCATAGACAGATAGGTCATGGGCATGGGCTCCAGCTCCCGGACTAAAAGCCATAATATCATCCCGGATCTGAAAAGAGTTCCGTATCCAAGTGGGATTAGGAAGGCTAAAATCCAATTGCCCGTCCAGATTCAAATAATAGAAAGCATCCGTATCAGAAGCGACCATGACTCCATCTTTCCAGGGAACCAGAGTAGAATTCACTCCACCTCTGGTTTGGAACGTCCAATCCAGAGTACCTGTTTCCTTATTAAGACAATACACGGCTCCATCGCCGGAACCGATGAGAACCTTATCCTTAATGATCGTACCAACAGCATTAATAGGACCATTGGTCCTGTAAGACCAGTTCATATAACCGGAGTTAATATCAAAGGAATAGAAGTTTCCATCAGCAGATCCAAAGAACAAAGTATGCCCTTCCACTAAAGGTTGATTAAAGAAACGTCTATCCTGTGGTTGTTCCTGTAATTGGAACTCCCATTTGGTGACCAAAGGAGGTTGTATAGCTGTAGAGGCTTTACCTAAACCTTTGGTGCCCCGAAATTCCGTCCATTCAGGAATACCGCAGGAACTTATACCCATAACAATCAGAAGAATGAGGAAGCTCCGTTTCATTAGACAACCCTCCTTATGCTGAAGAAGGCTTTTATCTTCTCCCAGGAACTAAAGCTCTGGTGAAGTTTTTTTGCTTCTGTTCGCAAGCTTTGATGAATTTCACCAAATTCCAGATCAGATAAATGGGTCCCATAAAGGGCTTTATCATATAATTGGGCAAAAGATCCAAACTCAGGCCAGACATCTTGAAACTCAATTCTTGTATAAGAAGGATTCTTCAAAGGAGTCCGGCAACTATTATATTGATTGATAATCCACAGATACAGAGCTTGTACACCCTTCTCATTAGGCTGTGATCCCTTATGCCAGAGGCGGAACATAGCCACCCTATGAAAGGCGAAAGCACCTACCAAGAGGATTCCCAGGAAGCCAATCAACATCTGTATAACCAGCTTAACAGGGAACACAAAACC contains:
- a CDS encoding DMT family transporter; translation: MKNKLLPYGALILAIYLWGISFILTRALLDRVSPALFIPLRFLIALLLFLPFQRKYPLPSKKELLLMLAISLFQPGLYFIGETYAIENLGPSLTSLLIGTIPLFTAIGSWMLFKQKPKRNFWIGFVLSMLGLWLLFFPLPIPREQAFIGFGAILLAIITAACYMILTNKVSQNITAIQISFWQFLFGFIFFLPWALVTRPALPEDLGMTSLLLVIMAIGPTAGAFFTYNYALSKMSANKASLGLNLIPIVTVVTGMMIYKEVWTTRQLAVALIVVLGLIIGNLKFKKPLPE
- a CDS encoding PQQ-binding-like beta-propeller repeat protein translates to MKRSFLILLIVMGISSCGIPEWTEFRGTKGLGKASTAIQPPLVTKWEFQLQEQPQDRRFFNQPLVEGHTLFFGSADGNFYSFDINSGYMNWSYRTNGPINAVGTIIKDKVLIGSGDGAVYCLNKETGTLDWTFQTRGGVNSTLVPWKDGVMVASDTDAFYYLNLDGQLDFSLPNPTWIRNSFQIRDDIMAFSPGAGAHAHDLSVYDLNEQRPLWYIDTSNFPLNWFSFPSMDRGQLHYAAAGFNGQEWIFQFNSVNVRTGNVRWRRVDTGIVPTNDSFNDSVQLFYEQSMLLDYEAPLLLGDQVIYATGDYVLRSFKRLTGRDNWKMTFDYPIATAPTLAGGYIYFGLRADDSIGISQLVCVDPRKQKVLWQIPIEGTILNSPVIAGSWIIFGTDKGKFFILEEVF